A genomic segment from Glycine soja cultivar W05 chromosome 18, ASM419377v2, whole genome shotgun sequence encodes:
- the LOC114395996 gene encoding mediator of RNA polymerase II transcription subunit 12-like — MQRYHAGSCTSAVNNSAIGGPSTRDIGRTDSSSLPANFPVSSRRQPPLTPYKLKCDKEPLNSRLGPPDYHPQTPNCPEETLTREYLQSGYRDTVEGLEESREISLTQVQNFSKKVVLNCKEAIRKRLRAINESRVQKRKAGQVYGVALSGSQLAKPGVFPEQRPCPEDFRKKWIEGLSQPHKRLRSLTDLVPHVRRKSLSEVLIRNNVPLLRATWFIKVSYLNVVRPGSASIPSGTADKTQLSCSELWTKDVIEYLQTLLDEFFSKNSSHFTPHNRDRSPQVPYTASFQHRSDQLLSVADGEEPSLHFRWWYIVRLLQWHHAEGLLLPSLIIDWVLRQLQEKQLLEIWQLLLPIVYGFLEIVVLSQTYVRTLAGVALRIIRDPAPGGSDLVDNSRRAYTTSALIEMLRYLIFAAPETFVALDCFPLPSSVVSHTINDGNFVLKATEAAGKIKSSSEDVVCLFRSKGFDAQFQSLAFDHVISCIQECVEDLTKAVSPGYPGQCLAKAAQALDKSLVLGDIHGAYKFLFEDHCDETVSEGWVAKVSHCLRLSLKWFVTVNKSLVYSVFFLCEWATCDFRDFRNAPPCDVKFTGRKDLSHVHIAIRLLKMKLRDMQISPKHKSGSTRGCGVSYLAKCSSQQRNQNFVNNAFKIKSSSRNLDQNICSSAVFESPGPLHDIIVCWIDQHMVHKGEGLKRLHLFIVELIRAGIFYPLAYVRQLIVSGIMDMNVNVVDLERQKRHCRILKQLPGKFVRRALVESGISEGPRLTEALQVYLNERRFILRGSLWENHGNANNVNISSLKQNHCTSSTKDKTSTVSIDPWKSVFSNKTSSKNAKDDNGVEELKTFISTLLQLPKSLSNLSTTGLDESQGSVRKPIGSHNKSDLVEATPGCEECRKAKRQKLSEERSSFVQAPSPILSDDEDTWWVKKGLKSSEHLKVDQPLKPTKQVTKTRQKTVRKTQSLAQLAASRIEGSQGASTSHVCGNKVSCPHHRTAMDGDTTRSVDGIRSGHCEDIVSIGRALKQLRFVERKEVTLWLMTVVRQLIEESEKNVGKVSQFGRPFATVDDKSSIRWKLGEDELSALLYLMDVSDDLVSAVKFLLWLLPKVYSSPNSTIHSGRNALMLPRNVENQACDVGEAFLLSSLRRYENILAAADLLPEALSSIMHRAAAIIASNGRVSGSGALTFACYLLKKYGNVVSVIEWEKSFKSTCDKRLASEIESGRSVDGELGLPLGVPAGVEDPDDFFRQKISGGRLPSRVGSGMRDVVQRNVEEAFRDLFGKDRKLFAAGTPKGPAFEKWDNGYQIAQQIVMSLIDCIRQTGGAAQEGDPSLVTSAVSAIVGSVGPTLAKLPDFSAGSNHSNMSLATSSLNYAKCILRMHITCLCLLKEALGERQSRVFEIALAMEASTALAGVFAPSKASRAQFQMSPETHDTGTISNDVAANNTSKIVVARTTKISAAVSALVVGAIICGVTSLERIVTILRLKEGLDVVHFVRSTRSNSNGNVRSVGAFKLDSSVEVHVHWFRLLVGNCRTICEGLVVDLLGEPSIVALSRMQRMLPLTLVFPPAYSIFAFVMWRPFVMNANVAVREDMNQLYQSLTIAISDAIKHWPFRDVCLRECQGLYDLMAADTSDAEFATLLELNGSDMHSKSLAFVPLRARHILNAMIDCKMPQSIYTKDEGSRNYGHGESKIDFTDSESTLQDKLVDVLDALQPAKFHWQWVELRLLLNEQALIEKLKTHDMSLADAIQLSSPSSEKGAASENENNFIEIILTRLLVRPDAAPLFSELVHLFGKSLEDSMLLQAKWFLAGQDVLFGRKTIKQRLINIAETKRFSVKTQFSEPWGWCSPCKNPVALKGDKMKVDPMPLEEGEVAEEGMDVKRSIKGFSQVFDSESSTSKQQHGTERALLELILPCIDQSSDESRNSFASDLIKQLNYIEQQITLVTRGPSKPTASTPVTEGQTNKVNSRKTIRGGSPGLARRPTPAPDSSPLSPAALRASISLRVQLLMRFLPILCSDGESSARSMRYMLASVLLRLLGSRVVHEDATVNPMHYTPLRREAESHAEASFVDSSAEGLFDHLLLILHGLLSSSPPSWLRSKPVSKTTNEPTREFSGFEREPLEALQNHLDNMQLPDTIRRRIQAAMPLLPPSMRCSFSCQLPTVPASALVSLQPNTTNSGFNSGSSTVPQRNLVPSSRTTTSGKSKQHDNDLDVDPWTLLEDGAGSCPSASNTDIIGSGDRVNIRAASWLKGAVRVRRTDLTYVGAVDEDS, encoded by the exons ggCTTATCTCAACCGCACAAACGATTACGATCTTTGACGGATCTTGTTCCTCATGTTAGAAGGAAATCACTTTCAGAGGTTCTTATTAGGAATAATGTGCCATTGTTGAGGGCTACCTGGTTTATAAAGGTTTCTTACCTTAATGTG GTTCGGCCAGGCTCTGCTAGTATTCCTTCTGGGACTGCTGACAAAACTCAGCTGTCTTGTTCTGAGCTTTGGACAAAAGATGTTATTGAATACTTGCAAACTCTTCTTGATGAATTCTTCTCAAAAAATTCTTCTCATTTTACTCCTCATAATCGAGACCGATCACCCCAAGTACCTTATACTGCGTCATTTCAGCACAGAAGTGACCAGTTATTATCTGTTGCTGATGGTGAAGAACCATCTTTACATTTTAGATGGTGGTATATTGTTCGGCTTTTGCAATGGCATCACGCTGAggggcttcttcttccttctcttatCATTGACTGGGTTTTGCGTCAATTACAG GAAAAACAATTGCTTGAGATTTGGCAGCTGCTATTGCCTATTGTATATGGATTTTTAGAAATTGTTGTTCTATCTCAAACATATGTTCGCACTCTTGCCGGTGTAGCTCTTCGTATTATTCGTGATCCTGCACCTGGTGGATCAGATCTAGTAGACAATTCCCGGAGGGCATATACGACTTCTGCTCTGATTGAGATGCTCCGATATTTAATATTTGCGGCTCCAGAGACTTTTGTTGCTTTGGATTGCTTTCCTTTGCCATCCTCTGTAGTTTCACATACAATAAATGATGGGAATTTTGTACTGAAAGCAACTGAAGCAGCTGGAAAGATAAAAAGTAGTTCAGAAGATGTTGTGTGTTTATTTAGAAGTAAAGGATTTGATGCACAATTCCAGTCATTGGCATTTGATCATGTTATTTCGTGCATTCAAGAATGTGTAGAAGATCTCACAAAGGCCGTAAGCCCAGGCTATCCAGGTCAATGTCTGGCTAAAGCTGCACAAGCCTTGGATAAATCCCTTGTACTTGGTGATATACATGGAGCATACAAATTTCTTTTTGAAGATCATTGTGATGAAACTGTATCTGAAGGTTGGGTTGCAAAAGTCAGCCATTGTTTAAGGTTATCGCTGAAGTGGTTTGTGACTGTAAATAAATCACTTGTTTATTCAGTGTTTTTCCTGTGTGAGTGGGCAACATGTGATTTCAGGGATTTTCGGAATGCTCCTCCTTGTGATGTAAAGTTCACTGGCAGGAAAGATCTTTCCCATGTCCATATAGCAATTAGACTTTTAAAGATGAAACTGAGGGATATGCAGATTTCACCAAAGCATAAGAGTGGAAGCACTCGTGGTTGTGGAGTCAGTTATTTAGCAAAATGTTCAAGTCAGCAGAGAAATCAGAATTTTGTGAACAATgcattcaaaataaaatctagttcAAGAAATTTGGATCAGAATATCTGTTCTTCAGCTGTATTTGAAAGCCCAGGTCCTCTACATGATATTATTGTTTGTTGGATTGATCAGCATATGGTGCATAAAGGGGAAGGTCTCAAACGCCTACATCTATTTATAGTGGAACTCATACGGGCAGGCATCTTTTACCCACTGGCATATGTACGTCAGCTGATAGTGAGTGGGATCATGGATATGAATGTAAATGTAGTTGACTTGGAGAGACAGAAGAGACATTGCCGAATCTTGAAGCAGCTTCCTGGGAAGTTTGTGCGTCGGGCTTTGGTAGAATCAGGGATTAGTGAAGGGCCACGGCTCACTGAAGCATTGCAAGTTTACTTGAATGAGCGCCGCTTCATACTTCGTGGTTCCTTATGGGAGAACCATGGCAATGCCAATAATGTGAATATATCTTCTCTCAAGCAAAACCACTGTACATCTTCAACAAAAGACAAAACTTCTACAGTGTCAATTGATCCATGGAAAAgtgttttttctaataaaacatCCTCTAAAAATGCAAAGGATGACAATGGTGTTGAAGAACTGAAGACATTCATCTCAACCCTGCTACAGCTCCCAAAAAGTTTATCTAATTTGAGCACTACAGGATTGGATGAATCTCAAGGCAGTGTCAGAAAACCTATTGGGTCTCACAACAAGAGTGATCTAGTAGAGGCTACCCCTGGGTGTGAAGAATGTAGAAAAGCAAAGAGGCAAAAATTGAGTGAGGAAAGAAGCTCATTTGTTCAAGCTCCGTCTCCAATACTATCTGATGATGAAGATACTTGGTGGGTGAAGAAGGGGCTAAAATCTTCAGAGCATCTCAAAGTTGATCAACCACTTAAGCCAACTAAACAGGTTACTAAGACTCGGCAGAAGACTGTCCGTAAAACCCAGAGTCTTGCTCAACTGGCAGCTTCTAGAATTGAGGGTAGCCAAGGGGCATCAACAAGTCATGTGTGTGGCAATAAGGTTAGCTGTCCTCACCATAGAACTGCTATGGATGGAGATACAACAAGGTCTGTTGATGGAATTCGATCAGGTCACTGTGAAGATATTGTTTCAATTGGAAGGGCACTTAAACAGCTACGCTTTGTTGAGAGAAAGGAAGTAACACTTTGGCTGATGACTGTAGTTAGGCAGCTTATTGAAGAGAGTGAAAAGAATGTTGGTAAAGTTAGCCAGTTTGGTAGGCCTTTTGCCACTGTGGATGATAAAAGTTCAATACGGTGGAAACTTGGTGAGGATGAACTTTCTGCTTTACTTTATTTGATGGATGTCTCAGACGATTTAGTATCAGCTGTCAAATTCCTCTTATGGTTGCTGCCAAAGGTTTATAGTAGCCCTAATTCTACAATTCATAGTGGAAGGAATGCTTTAATGCTGCCAAGGAATGTGGAGAACCAAGCTTGTGATGTTGGCGAGGCTTTTCTGTTATCATCGCTGAGAAG ATATGAGAACATTCTTGCTGCAGCAGATCTTCTTCCTGAAGCTCTGTCATCTATAATGCATCGTGCTGCGGCTATTATAGCATCTAATGGGAGGGTTTCAGGTTCAGGTGCCCTAACTTTTGcttgttatttattaaaaaaatatggcaATGTGGTCAGTGTCATTGAGTGGGAGAAAAGTTTTAAGAGTACATgtgataagagacttgcttctGAAATAGAGTCTGGACGGTCAGTTGATGGAGAGTTAGGGCTTCCACTTGGTGTGCCTGCTGGAGTTGAGGACCCTGATGACTTTTTCCGTCAAAAGATAAGTGGTGGCCGGTTACCGTCCAGAGTAGGTTCAGGCATGAGAGATGTTGTACAGCGTAATGTGGAAGAAGCATTTCGTGATCTTTTTGGAAAAGACAGAAAGCTCTTTGCTGCTGGTACACCAAAAGGTCCTGCTTTTGAAAAATGGGATAATGGTTATCAAATTGCTCAACAAATAGTTATGAGTTTGATAGATTGCATAAGGCAGACTGGTGGTGCTGCTCAAGAAGGGGACCCCTCTTTGGTTACTTCTGCTGTTTCTGCCATAGTTGGCAGTGTTGGTCCAACATTAGCAAAATTGCCTGATTTTTCAGCTGGCAGTAATCATTCAAATATGTCATTGGCTACAAGTTCATTGAACTATGCTAAATGCATTCTGCGAATGCATATAACTTGTTTGTGCTTGCTTAAGGAAGCCTTGGGAGAACGCCAAAGCCGTGTATTTGAGATAGCTCTTGCAATGGAAGCTTCTACCGCTCTTGCTGGAGTTTTTGCTCCAAGTAAAGCATCTCGAGCTCAGTTTCAAATGTCACCTGAAACCCATGATACTGGTACTATTTCGAACGACGTTGCTGCAAATAACACTAGTAAAATTGTGGTTGCTAGAACAACGAAAATTAGTGCTGCTGTTTCTGCACTTGTTGTTGGTGCAATTATATGTGGTGTTACCAGCCTGGAAAGAATAGTAACCATTCTCAGATTAAAGGAGGGCCTGGATGTTGTACACTTTGTAAGAAGCACAAGATCCAATTCAAATGGGAATGTACGTTCAGTTGGGGCTTTTAAGTTGGATAGTTCAGTTGAAGTTCATGTCCATTGGTTTAGATTGCTTGTTGGGAACTGCAGAACCATCTGTGAAGGCTTAGTGGTGGATCTCTTGGGTGAACCATCCATTGTTGCTCTTTCAAGGATGCAGCGCATGCTTCCTCTAACTTTGGTTTTTCCACCGGCCTATTCAATATTTGCTTTTGTTATGTGGCGGCCCTTTGTTATGAATGCCAATGTAGCAGTTCGTGAAGACATGAATCAACTTTATCAGTCTCTAACAATAGCCATAAGTGATGCAATAAAACATTGGCCGTTCCGAGATGTATGCTTAAGAGAGTGTCAGGGTCTTTATGATCTTATGGCTGCAGATACAAGTGATGCAGAGTTTGCAACCTTGCTAGAGTTGAATGGCTCTGATATGCATTCAAAATCTCTGGCATTTGTTCCGCTCCGTGCCAGACATATTCTAAATGCCATGATTGATTGTAAGATGCCTCAATCTATTTATACAAAGGATGAAGGAAGTCGGAATTATGGACATGGTGAatccaaaattgattttacCGATAGTGAATCTACACTTCAGGATAAACTTGTAGATGTGTTAGATGCTCTGCAGCCTGCCAAATTTCACTGGCAATGGGTTGAACTCAGGCtgcttttaaatgaacaagcCCTCATTGAAAAACTGAAGACACATGATATGTCTTTAGCTGATGCTATACAGTTGTCCTCACCTAGTTCAGAGAAGGGTGCTGCTTCTGAGAATGAGAacaattttattgaaataattcTCACTAGGTTACTGGTTAGACCAGATGCTGCACCCCTTTTCTCGGAGTTGGTTCATCTTTTTGGGAAGTCTTTAGAGGATTCAATGTTGTTACAGGCTAAATGGTTCCTTGCAGGTCAAGATGTTCTCTTTGGTCGGAAGACCATTAAGCAACGACTGATTAACATTGCAGAGACTAAAAGATTTTCTGTTAAGACCCAGTTTTCTGAACCCTGGGGTTGGTGCTCCCCATGTAAAAATCCAGTTGCTCTCAAGGGGGATAAAATGAAAGTTGATCCTATGCCTCTTGAAGAAGGAGAAGTTGCTGAAGAGGGAATGGATGTGAAAAGGTCCATAAAAGGGTTCTCCCAAGTGTTTGACTCTGAAAGCTCAACCAGTAAGCAGCAGCATGGGACCGAGAGGGCTCTTCTTGAGTTAATTCTTCCTTGCATAGATCAAAGCTCTGATGAATCTCGTAATTCCTTTGCAAGCGATTTGatcaaacaattaaattatattgagCAACAAATAACTTTAGTTACTCGAGGACCAAGTAAGCCAACAGCAAGTACTCCTGTGACTGAAGGTCAGACAAATAAAGTAAATAGCCGCAAAACTATAAGAGGTGGCAGCCCTGGGTTAGCCAGACGACCAACACCTGCACCAGATTCTTCTCCACTTTCTCCTGCTGCTTTGCGAGCATCAATATCTTTACGTGTGCAGTTACTCATGAGATTTCTTCCTATTCTTTGCTCAGACGG GGAGTCTTCTGCAAGGAGCATGAGATACATGCTTGCCTCTGTACTTCTTCGTCTCCTTGGCAGCCGGGTTGTGCATGAGGATGCAACGGTGAATCCCATGCACTATACTCCATTGAGAAGGGAGGCAGAGTCACATGCTGAAGCTTCTTTTGTAGATTCTTCTGCTGAGGGCCTGTTTGATCATCTGCTGTTGATTTTGCATGGATTGTTGAGTAGTTCTCCTCCAAGTTGGCTCAGGTCAAAACCTGTTTCAAAGACAACTAATGAACCTACAAGGGAATTTTCTGGATTTGAACGTGAGCCATTGGAGGCATTGCAG AATCATCTTGATAATATGCAACTGCCAGACACTATCCGGAGGCGTATCCAAGCAGCAATGCCTCTGCTCCCTCCCTCTATGCGGTGCTCTTTCTCATGCCAGCTGCCAACTGTTCCAGCTTCTGCTCTTGTATCTCTTCAACCCAACACTACAAATTCTGGGTTTAACTCCGGCAGTTCAACTGTCCCTCAGAGGAACCTGGTTCCATCATCAAGGACTACAACCTCAGGGAAGTCAAAACAGCATGACAATGATTTGGATGTTGACCCTTGGACGCTTTTAGAAGATGGTGCTGGATCTTGTCCGTCTGCAAGTAATACTGATATCATAGGAAGTGGTGACCGTGTTAATATTCGAGCTGCCAGCTGGCTTAAAGGGGCTGTAAGGGTGCGACGAACTGACCTTACATATGTTGGTGCCGTGGATGAGGATAGTTGA
- the LOC114395997 gene encoding rop guanine nucleotide exchange factor 3-like isoform X2, translating into MDKSSNFDENSDVGYHPSSPSNTPAFSPMSRDSFAYCPTWTSSESETVDESSYASEPSPSRWRAKQDVLSKLGMKLREHSKDDKLDGCVDSAELELMKERFAKLLLGEDMSGSGKGVCTAVTISNAITNLYVFGQSLKLEPLKPEKKAMWKREMKVLLSVCDYIQEFAPTAQYLEDGTIVEMMKSRPRSDIYVNLPALQKLDTMLIEILDTFKDTEFWYAENIPGNSSRLRGASFRKNVPRKDDKWWLPVPCVLPGGLSDKSRKHLIEKRDCANQIHKAAMAINSNVLAEIDIPETYIDNLPKLKFYCQVIEDSFKCDPIKQMSWNFSSNFISLLWKPIIAAESCRKRDDIVSIKSGRSSVGDSIYHYMHTADKFSPEQLLDCLKISSEHEALELADRVESSMYTWRRKACLSHSKSSWSKVKDLIEDTDCKDKNYTLAERAESLLLCLKQRYPELSQTSLDTCKIQYNRDVGKAVLESYSRVLEGLAFNIVAWIEDVLYVDKSMRNRDV; encoded by the exons ATGGACAAATCATCCAACTTTGATGAAAATTCTGATGTGGGGTATCACCCTTCTTCACCTTCCAATACTCCTGCTTTTTCCCCAATGAGTAGAGATTCTTTTGCATATTGCCCAACATGGACAAGCTCAGAGTCTGAGACTGTAGACGAGAGCAGCTATGCCAGTGAACCTTCACCTTCTCGGTGGAGGGCTAAACAGGATGTTCTTTCAAAGCTAGGAATGAAGCTGCGTGAGCATTCAAAGGATGATAAACTTGATGGCTGTGTTGATTCAG CCGAGCTTGAATTAATGAAGGAAAGATTTGCAAAGCTTCTGCTGGGAGAAGACATGTCTGGAAGTGGGAAAGGTGTTTGCACTGCAGTTACAATCTCAAATGCCATTACCAATCTCTATG TATTTGGACAAAGTTTAAAGTTGGAACCACTAAAGCCTGAAAAGAAGGCTATGTGGAAGAGAGAAATGAAGGTTCTTTTATCAGTGTGTGACTACATACAAGAATTTGCTCCAACTGCACAATATTTAGAAGATGGCACAATTGTGGAG ATGATGAAAAGCAGGCCAAGATCAGACATCTATGTCAACCTCCCTGCACTGCAGAAGCTTGACACAATGCTCATA GAAATATTAGATACTTTCAAGGACACTGAATTTTGGTATGCAGAGAACATACCAGGGAATTCGAGTCGATTACGCGGGGCCTCATTCCGAAAAAATGTTCCAAGGAAAGATGACAAATGGTGGCTGCCAGTTCCTTGTGTTCTTCCTGGTGGCCTCTCTGACAAGTCAAGAAAGCACCTGATAGAGAAAAGGGATTGTGCTAATCAAATTCATAAGGCTGCCATGGCAATAAACAGCAATGTTCTTGCAGAAATAGATATCCCAGAAACATATATAGATAATCTTCCCAAG CTGAAATTCTATTGCCAAGTGATTGAGGATTCCTTTAAATGTGACCCCATAAAGCAAATGTCTTGGAATTTTTCATCAAATTTCATAAGCCTTTTATGGAAGCCAATAATAGCAGCTGAGTCTTGTAGAAAACGAGATGATATAGTTTCAATTAAG AGTGGAAGATCAAGTGTAGGGGACTCAATTTACCACTACATGCATACCGCAGACAAGTTCTCACCTGAACAACTTCTTGACTGTCTCAAAATAAGTTCTGAACATGAAGCACTTGAGCTAGCAGACAGGGTTGAATCGTCCATGTACACGTGGAGACGCAAAGCTTGTCTGAGCCATTCAAAGTCATCATGGAGCAAAGTAAAAGATCTCATTGAAGACACAGACTGTAAGGACAAAAACTACACCTTAGCCGAGAGAGCTGAGTCCTTATTGCTTTGCCTGAAGCAAAGATATCCTGAACTTTCACAAACTTCTTTGGACACATGCAAGATCCAATACAACCGG GATGTGGGGAAAGCAGTACTAGAGAGTTATTCAAGAGTTTTGGAAGGCCTAGCATTCAACATTGTTGCATGGATTGAAGATGTTCTTTATGTAGATAAATCAATGAGGAACCGAGATGTCTAG
- the LOC114395997 gene encoding rop guanine nucleotide exchange factor 3-like isoform X1 has protein sequence MDKSSNFDENSDVGYHPSSPSNTPAFSPMSRDSFAYCPTWTSSESETVDESSYASEPSPSRWRAKQDVLSKLGMKLREHSKDDKLDGCVDSAELELMKERFAKLLLGEDMSGSGKGVCTAVTISNAITNLYATVFGQSLKLEPLKPEKKAMWKREMKVLLSVCDYIQEFAPTAQYLEDGTIVEMMKSRPRSDIYVNLPALQKLDTMLIEILDTFKDTEFWYAENIPGNSSRLRGASFRKNVPRKDDKWWLPVPCVLPGGLSDKSRKHLIEKRDCANQIHKAAMAINSNVLAEIDIPETYIDNLPKLKFYCQVIEDSFKCDPIKQMSWNFSSNFISLLWKPIIAAESCRKRDDIVSIKSGRSSVGDSIYHYMHTADKFSPEQLLDCLKISSEHEALELADRVESSMYTWRRKACLSHSKSSWSKVKDLIEDTDCKDKNYTLAERAESLLLCLKQRYPELSQTSLDTCKIQYNRDVGKAVLESYSRVLEGLAFNIVAWIEDVLYVDKSMRNRDV, from the exons ATGGACAAATCATCCAACTTTGATGAAAATTCTGATGTGGGGTATCACCCTTCTTCACCTTCCAATACTCCTGCTTTTTCCCCAATGAGTAGAGATTCTTTTGCATATTGCCCAACATGGACAAGCTCAGAGTCTGAGACTGTAGACGAGAGCAGCTATGCCAGTGAACCTTCACCTTCTCGGTGGAGGGCTAAACAGGATGTTCTTTCAAAGCTAGGAATGAAGCTGCGTGAGCATTCAAAGGATGATAAACTTGATGGCTGTGTTGATTCAG CCGAGCTTGAATTAATGAAGGAAAGATTTGCAAAGCTTCTGCTGGGAGAAGACATGTCTGGAAGTGGGAAAGGTGTTTGCACTGCAGTTACAATCTCAAATGCCATTACCAATCTCTATG CAACAGTATTTGGACAAAGTTTAAAGTTGGAACCACTAAAGCCTGAAAAGAAGGCTATGTGGAAGAGAGAAATGAAGGTTCTTTTATCAGTGTGTGACTACATACAAGAATTTGCTCCAACTGCACAATATTTAGAAGATGGCACAATTGTGGAG ATGATGAAAAGCAGGCCAAGATCAGACATCTATGTCAACCTCCCTGCACTGCAGAAGCTTGACACAATGCTCATA GAAATATTAGATACTTTCAAGGACACTGAATTTTGGTATGCAGAGAACATACCAGGGAATTCGAGTCGATTACGCGGGGCCTCATTCCGAAAAAATGTTCCAAGGAAAGATGACAAATGGTGGCTGCCAGTTCCTTGTGTTCTTCCTGGTGGCCTCTCTGACAAGTCAAGAAAGCACCTGATAGAGAAAAGGGATTGTGCTAATCAAATTCATAAGGCTGCCATGGCAATAAACAGCAATGTTCTTGCAGAAATAGATATCCCAGAAACATATATAGATAATCTTCCCAAG CTGAAATTCTATTGCCAAGTGATTGAGGATTCCTTTAAATGTGACCCCATAAAGCAAATGTCTTGGAATTTTTCATCAAATTTCATAAGCCTTTTATGGAAGCCAATAATAGCAGCTGAGTCTTGTAGAAAACGAGATGATATAGTTTCAATTAAG AGTGGAAGATCAAGTGTAGGGGACTCAATTTACCACTACATGCATACCGCAGACAAGTTCTCACCTGAACAACTTCTTGACTGTCTCAAAATAAGTTCTGAACATGAAGCACTTGAGCTAGCAGACAGGGTTGAATCGTCCATGTACACGTGGAGACGCAAAGCTTGTCTGAGCCATTCAAAGTCATCATGGAGCAAAGTAAAAGATCTCATTGAAGACACAGACTGTAAGGACAAAAACTACACCTTAGCCGAGAGAGCTGAGTCCTTATTGCTTTGCCTGAAGCAAAGATATCCTGAACTTTCACAAACTTCTTTGGACACATGCAAGATCCAATACAACCGG GATGTGGGGAAAGCAGTACTAGAGAGTTATTCAAGAGTTTTGGAAGGCCTAGCATTCAACATTGTTGCATGGATTGAAGATGTTCTTTATGTAGATAAATCAATGAGGAACCGAGATGTCTAG
- the LOC114395997 gene encoding rop guanine nucleotide exchange factor 3-like isoform X3 translates to MDKSSNFDENSDVGYHPSSPSNTPAFSPMSRDSFAYCPTWTSSESETVDESSYASEPSPSRWRAKQDVLSKLGMKLREHSKDDKLDGCVDSAELELMKERFAKLLLGEDMSGSGKGVCTAVTISNAITNLYATVFGQSLKLEPLKPEKKAMWKREMKVLLSVCDYIQEFAPTAQYLEDGTIVEMMKSRPRSDIYVNLPALQKLDTMLIEILDTFKDTEFWYAENIPGNSSRLRGASFRKNVPRKDDKWWLPVPCVLPGGLSDKSRKHLIEKRDCANQIHKAAMAINSNVLAEIDIPETYIDNLPKSGRSSVGDSIYHYMHTADKFSPEQLLDCLKISSEHEALELADRVESSMYTWRRKACLSHSKSSWSKVKDLIEDTDCKDKNYTLAERAESLLLCLKQRYPELSQTSLDTCKIQYNRDVGKAVLESYSRVLEGLAFNIVAWIEDVLYVDKSMRNRDV, encoded by the exons ATGGACAAATCATCCAACTTTGATGAAAATTCTGATGTGGGGTATCACCCTTCTTCACCTTCCAATACTCCTGCTTTTTCCCCAATGAGTAGAGATTCTTTTGCATATTGCCCAACATGGACAAGCTCAGAGTCTGAGACTGTAGACGAGAGCAGCTATGCCAGTGAACCTTCACCTTCTCGGTGGAGGGCTAAACAGGATGTTCTTTCAAAGCTAGGAATGAAGCTGCGTGAGCATTCAAAGGATGATAAACTTGATGGCTGTGTTGATTCAG CCGAGCTTGAATTAATGAAGGAAAGATTTGCAAAGCTTCTGCTGGGAGAAGACATGTCTGGAAGTGGGAAAGGTGTTTGCACTGCAGTTACAATCTCAAATGCCATTACCAATCTCTATG CAACAGTATTTGGACAAAGTTTAAAGTTGGAACCACTAAAGCCTGAAAAGAAGGCTATGTGGAAGAGAGAAATGAAGGTTCTTTTATCAGTGTGTGACTACATACAAGAATTTGCTCCAACTGCACAATATTTAGAAGATGGCACAATTGTGGAG ATGATGAAAAGCAGGCCAAGATCAGACATCTATGTCAACCTCCCTGCACTGCAGAAGCTTGACACAATGCTCATA GAAATATTAGATACTTTCAAGGACACTGAATTTTGGTATGCAGAGAACATACCAGGGAATTCGAGTCGATTACGCGGGGCCTCATTCCGAAAAAATGTTCCAAGGAAAGATGACAAATGGTGGCTGCCAGTTCCTTGTGTTCTTCCTGGTGGCCTCTCTGACAAGTCAAGAAAGCACCTGATAGAGAAAAGGGATTGTGCTAATCAAATTCATAAGGCTGCCATGGCAATAAACAGCAATGTTCTTGCAGAAATAGATATCCCAGAAACATATATAGATAATCTTCCCAAG AGTGGAAGATCAAGTGTAGGGGACTCAATTTACCACTACATGCATACCGCAGACAAGTTCTCACCTGAACAACTTCTTGACTGTCTCAAAATAAGTTCTGAACATGAAGCACTTGAGCTAGCAGACAGGGTTGAATCGTCCATGTACACGTGGAGACGCAAAGCTTGTCTGAGCCATTCAAAGTCATCATGGAGCAAAGTAAAAGATCTCATTGAAGACACAGACTGTAAGGACAAAAACTACACCTTAGCCGAGAGAGCTGAGTCCTTATTGCTTTGCCTGAAGCAAAGATATCCTGAACTTTCACAAACTTCTTTGGACACATGCAAGATCCAATACAACCGG GATGTGGGGAAAGCAGTACTAGAGAGTTATTCAAGAGTTTTGGAAGGCCTAGCATTCAACATTGTTGCATGGATTGAAGATGTTCTTTATGTAGATAAATCAATGAGGAACCGAGATGTCTAG